In Pseudonocardia cypriaca, a single genomic region encodes these proteins:
- a CDS encoding NAD(P)H nitroreductase yields the protein MTTTNNRIDQRTVRSALALAAAAPSVHNSQPWRWVVGPHAVHLYADLSRWLPTTDAQARDLIVSCGAALHHARVALAAVGLASSAHRMPNPDEPKHLAALQLHPRLADDTDLALAAAILRRRTDRRRYTGWEVPATFIDDLGERAAAQGALLRPVTEARARERLADVIRDTAEVQEASVSYLAASGGGTTRRFGDGLIEQPSDGEPDGALLAVLATGSDDSLSQLRAGEALSAVLLHATELGLATCPLSRPFEIASRRREVRDDVLGGTAVPQLVLRIGWAPLGTPLRPTPRRPIDDMIEQLPM from the coding sequence ATGACCACCACCAACAACCGCATCGACCAGCGCACCGTGCGAAGCGCGCTCGCGCTCGCCGCCGCCGCGCCCTCGGTGCACAACAGCCAGCCGTGGCGCTGGGTGGTCGGTCCGCACGCGGTCCACCTCTACGCGGACCTCTCGCGATGGCTACCCACCACCGACGCACAGGCCCGCGACCTGATCGTGAGCTGCGGGGCCGCGCTGCACCACGCGCGCGTGGCGCTCGCGGCCGTGGGACTCGCCAGCTCGGCCCACCGCATGCCGAACCCCGACGAGCCGAAGCACCTGGCCGCCCTGCAGCTGCACCCCCGCCTCGCCGACGACACCGACCTCGCCCTCGCCGCCGCCATCCTGCGCAGGCGAACCGACCGCCGCCGCTACACCGGCTGGGAGGTGCCCGCCACGTTCATCGACGACCTGGGCGAGCGCGCCGCCGCGCAGGGCGCCCTGCTCCGGCCCGTGACGGAAGCCCGGGCCCGCGAGCGGCTGGCCGACGTCATCCGGGACACGGCCGAGGTCCAGGAGGCGAGCGTCTCCTACCTGGCCGCGAGCGGTGGCGGGACGACCCGGCGGTTCGGCGACGGCCTGATCGAGCAGCCGTCGGACGGAGAACCCGATGGCGCCCTCCTGGCGGTGCTGGCCACCGGATCCGACGACTCCCTCTCCCAGCTCCGGGCCGGTGAGGCGCTCAGCGCGGTGCTGCTGCACGCCACCGAGCTCGGCCTCGCGACATGCCCGCTCAGCCGGCCCTTCGAGATCGCTTCGAGGAGGCGGGAGGTCCGGGACGACGTGCTCGGTGGCACCGCGGTCCCGCAGCTCGTGCTCCGCATCGGCTGGGCGCCACTCGGCACCCCGTTGCGCCCCACCCCGCGCCGCCCGATCGACGACATGATCGAGCAGCTGCCGATGTGA
- a CDS encoding NAD(P)-dependent oxidoreductase gives MRIAVYGATGMIGRRVAAEAVERGHEVTGIARSGGEVPAGVIAVQGDAGDTAFAKRVAGEADVVVSAIGPSRTGGDPREYLAQVRNLVETLGDARLVVVGGAGSLLVDGTRLVDLPHFPEIYRPEALVVAEALDHLRGLGDGVDWTFVSPAPQIAPGERTGSYQVGTDHPVGEAISAEDFAVALLDEIEQPTHRRTRFTVAN, from the coding sequence ATGAGGATCGCGGTTTACGGCGCGACGGGAATGATCGGCAGGCGAGTGGCGGCCGAGGCGGTGGAGCGGGGGCACGAGGTCACCGGCATCGCGCGGTCCGGCGGTGAGGTACCGGCCGGCGTCATCGCGGTGCAGGGCGACGCGGGCGACACCGCCTTCGCCAAGCGCGTCGCGGGCGAGGCGGACGTCGTCGTGTCGGCGATCGGTCCGAGCCGCACCGGTGGCGATCCACGCGAGTACCTCGCGCAGGTGCGCAACCTGGTCGAGACGCTCGGCGACGCGCGGCTGGTCGTCGTCGGCGGCGCAGGCTCGCTGCTCGTGGACGGAACGCGGCTGGTCGACCTTCCGCACTTCCCCGAGATCTACCGCCCGGAGGCGCTCGTCGTCGCCGAGGCGCTCGACCACCTCCGCGGGCTCGGCGACGGCGTCGACTGGACGTTCGTGTCGCCGGCCCCGCAGATCGCACCGGGTGAGCGCACCGGCTCCTACCAGGTCGGCACCGACCACCCGGTGGGCGAGGCGATCTCCGCCGAGGACTTCGCGGTGGCGCTGCTCGACGAGATCGAGCAGCCCACCCACCGCCGCACGCGGTTCACGGTGGCGAACTGA
- a CDS encoding winged helix-turn-helix transcriptional regulator translates to MRAERTDAYEGDLFDPDCPTRLVLDRIGDKWTVLVVLLLSDGPRRFTDLRGHIGRVAPKVLTQTLRRMERDGLVTREVFAEVPPRVEYTLTDLGRSLIEPIAVIGDWAEVHVHRITAAQAAYDARDT, encoded by the coding sequence CTGCGTGCCGAGCGGACCGACGCCTACGAAGGCGACCTGTTCGACCCGGACTGCCCCACGCGGCTGGTGCTCGACCGGATAGGCGACAAGTGGACGGTGCTCGTCGTCCTCCTGCTGAGCGACGGTCCGAGGCGGTTCACCGACCTGCGCGGCCACATCGGTCGCGTCGCACCCAAGGTGCTCACCCAGACCCTCCGCCGGATGGAACGCGACGGCCTGGTCACCCGCGAGGTCTTCGCTGAGGTCCCGCCACGGGTCGAGTACACCCTCACCGACCTGGGCCGCTCGCTGATCGAGCCGATCGCCGTCATCGGCGACTGGGCGGAGGTCCACGTCCACCGGATCACCGCCGCGCAGGCCGCCTACGACGCACGGGACACGTAG
- a CDS encoding tetratricopeptide repeat protein, translated as MPWSFNRRPSLGDDHPDTLADAHNRAVELGARGQHQQARELDEDTFERRRRVLGPDHPHTLATANNLAADLRELGEHQRARELDEETLERRRRVLGDDHLGTLANATALAEDYRAMGDFQRARELDELAFLGRRRVLGGDDIQTLESAHFLGTDLRALGEFQKARELDEDSLARRSRILGDDHPDTMANGHNLAIDLRELGEHQRARELDEETLARRRRILGDNHPNTLNSANNLAADHHALGEHQRALELDEDTLARRRRVLGDRHPGTIANARALAEDLRALGEHQRAAAVLAEFGLTAEIAG; from the coding sequence GTGCCCTGGTCCTTCAACCGCCGCCCCTCCCTCGGCGACGACCATCCCGACACCCTCGCCGACGCTCACAACCGCGCCGTCGAACTGGGCGCGCGTGGCCAACACCAGCAGGCCCGCGAGCTCGACGAGGACACCTTCGAGCGCCGCCGCCGGGTCCTCGGTCCCGACCACCCGCACACCCTCGCCACCGCGAACAACCTCGCCGCCGATCTCCGCGAGCTGGGCGAGCACCAGCGGGCCCGCGAGCTCGACGAGGAGACACTCGAGCGCCGCCGCCGCGTCCTCGGCGACGACCACCTCGGCACCCTGGCCAACGCCACCGCGCTCGCCGAGGACTACCGGGCCATGGGCGACTTCCAGCGGGCCCGCGAGCTCGACGAGCTCGCCTTCCTCGGGCGCCGCCGCGTCCTGGGCGGCGACGACATCCAGACGCTGGAGTCCGCCCACTTCCTCGGCACCGACCTCCGCGCGCTCGGCGAGTTCCAGAAGGCGCGCGAGCTCGACGAGGACTCCCTCGCCCGCCGCAGCCGCATCCTCGGCGACGACCACCCGGACACCATGGCCAACGGCCACAACCTGGCCATCGACCTCCGGGAGCTCGGCGAGCACCAGCGCGCCCGCGAGCTCGACGAGGAGACGCTCGCCCGGCGCCGCCGCATCCTGGGCGACAACCACCCCAACACGCTCAACTCCGCGAACAACCTCGCCGCCGATCACCACGCGCTGGGCGAGCACCAGCGCGCCCTCGAGCTCGACGAGGACACCCTCGCCCGGCGCCGCCGCGTCCTCGGCGACCGGCACCCCGGCACGATCGCCAACGCCCGCGCTCTCGCCGAGGACCTCCGTGCGCTCGGCGAGCACCAGCGGGCGGCGGCCGTGCTCGCCGAGTTCGGGCTCACAGCTGAGATCGCGGGATGA
- a CDS encoding aldo/keto reductase, with amino-acid sequence MIAPSTPLPTGRVAGVDRDISRLVMGCDNQRTQSHAATMFDDFVARGGNAFDTAHHYADGLMERLLGQWMADRGVRDEVVVIGKGAHTPHCDPPSVTSQLTASLERLQTDHVDVYFLHRDNPDVPVGEFVDVLNEHVDAGRIGVFGGSNWSIARIEEANAYAASHGKRGFAAVSNHFGLARALDVPWAGCEHVTDDADREWFERTGTPLFPWSSQARGFFTGRAAPEDHSDPELVRCYYSDGNFERLARARALAAELGVAPTAIALAYVLAQPFPTFALIGPRTVDETRSSAEASTVRLTPEQVAWLDLRDDVSGRDGR; translated from the coding sequence GTGATCGCTCCCAGCACACCACTGCCCACCGGCCGGGTCGCCGGCGTCGACCGGGATATCTCCCGCCTCGTGATGGGCTGCGACAACCAGCGGACGCAGTCGCACGCGGCCACGATGTTCGACGACTTCGTCGCGCGTGGAGGCAACGCGTTCGACACCGCCCACCACTACGCCGACGGGCTGATGGAGCGTCTCCTCGGGCAGTGGATGGCCGACCGCGGGGTCCGCGACGAGGTGGTCGTCATCGGGAAGGGCGCCCACACCCCGCACTGCGACCCGCCGTCGGTCACCAGCCAGCTGACCGCGAGCCTCGAGCGCCTGCAGACCGACCACGTCGACGTCTACTTCCTGCACCGCGACAACCCGGACGTGCCCGTCGGTGAGTTCGTGGACGTGCTCAACGAGCACGTCGACGCCGGCCGCATCGGGGTCTTCGGCGGCTCCAACTGGAGCATCGCGCGGATCGAGGAGGCCAACGCGTACGCGGCTTCCCACGGGAAGCGGGGCTTCGCCGCCGTGAGCAACCACTTCGGGCTCGCGCGTGCGCTCGACGTGCCGTGGGCGGGCTGCGAGCACGTCACCGACGACGCCGACCGCGAGTGGTTCGAGCGCACCGGCACGCCGCTCTTCCCGTGGTCGTCGCAGGCGCGCGGGTTCTTCACCGGCCGCGCGGCACCGGAGGACCACTCCGACCCGGAGCTGGTTCGCTGCTACTACAGCGACGGCAACTTCGAGCGGCTCGCCCGTGCCCGGGCGCTCGCTGCCGAGCTGGGCGTCGCACCCACCGCCATCGCCCTGGCCTACGTCCTCGCGCAGCCCTTCCCGACGTTCGCGCTGATCGGGCCGCGCACGGTCGACGAGACCCGCTCCTCGGCGGAGGCCTCGACCGTCCGGTTGACGCCCGAGCAGGTCGCATGGCTCGACCTGCGCGACGACGTGTCGGGCCGGGACGGTCGCTGA
- a CDS encoding helix-turn-helix domain-containing protein, whose protein sequence is MYPEQPRRVKVDTTDPDEAHDYLRATYVDHKVSLDGSIERFRFRHELTDGGRFFVARYEHSMNCEVNTEPFGFLLMGQVFRGRLRMSTGRDELSPGHGEPFVLDPAAPMCIRWEDFRAGLVKLDLSVVDRVAEEITGGHGGPVRFSLARAVSPARAANWQALVRYFSREFCRNEAAYSSPLIHAQTMRLLAATALETFPNATLDAERGPSGETAAPSAVRRATAFIDDHAGEPIGLAEIAAAARLSPRAVQDAFRRHLDTTPMTHLRRVRLRRAQQELRTADPGSGTTVAGVASRWGFAHHGRFAASYRREFGRTPAQDLHT, encoded by the coding sequence GTGTATCCGGAGCAGCCGCGTCGCGTCAAGGTGGACACCACCGACCCCGACGAGGCGCACGACTACCTGCGAGCCACGTACGTGGATCACAAAGTGAGCCTGGACGGCAGCATCGAGCGGTTCCGGTTCCGCCACGAGCTCACCGACGGCGGCCGGTTCTTCGTGGCCCGCTACGAGCACTCGATGAACTGCGAGGTGAACACGGAGCCGTTCGGCTTCCTGCTGATGGGGCAGGTGTTCCGCGGACGGCTGCGGATGTCGACCGGGCGCGATGAGCTCAGCCCCGGGCACGGCGAGCCGTTCGTCCTGGACCCGGCGGCACCGATGTGCATCCGCTGGGAGGATTTCCGCGCAGGGCTGGTCAAGCTCGATCTGAGCGTCGTCGACCGGGTGGCCGAGGAGATCACCGGAGGACACGGCGGGCCGGTGCGGTTCTCGCTCGCGCGGGCCGTGTCGCCGGCGCGGGCCGCGAACTGGCAGGCCCTTGTCCGCTACTTCAGCCGCGAGTTCTGCCGCAACGAGGCCGCGTACAGCAGCCCGCTGATCCACGCGCAGACGATGCGGCTGCTGGCCGCCACCGCGCTGGAGACGTTCCCGAACGCGACCTTGGACGCCGAGCGCGGCCCGTCCGGGGAGACCGCCGCGCCGAGCGCGGTGCGCCGCGCCACGGCGTTCATCGACGACCACGCCGGCGAACCGATCGGGCTGGCGGAGATCGCCGCCGCGGCGCGGCTCTCCCCGCGTGCCGTTCAGGACGCCTTCCGCCGCCACCTGGACACGACGCCGATGACCCACCTGCGCCGGGTACGGCTGCGGCGCGCGCAGCAGGAGCTGCGCACCGCCGACCCCGGTTCCGGGACGACGGTCGCCGGCGTCGCATCGCGGTGGGGGTTCGCCCACCACGGCCGGTTCGCGGCGAGCTACCGGCGCGAGTTCGGCCGCACCCCGGCCCAGGACCTGCACACCTGA
- a CDS encoding SagB/ThcOx family dehydrogenase — MNDSHPARTFHDLTKYYPLSDTGPGDTGDERIGIGDPAARTAAIWQKDWDIKPFLYKVYEGPPPLELTRDLPDAGRPALEAIAGTGAEPSDAVPDRALLGRLGLLTNGALDRSWTSPDGRVHQFRTAGGTGAQYHLELYFVCADLPDLDAGVYHYSAFDHSLRLLRAGDFRAALADATGNEPSIASAPVVLAMTSTFWRNAWRYRERAYRHAYWDAGTSLSHILAVAASARVPARLVFAYADTAVNEVLDVDGLRESTVALAALGHAGTAPPPAREPGPLDLPTRRLSPAEVTFHTITDMHRASSLPTGADAAAWRARRWHRPAAEPVGELTELRPLPADQLDPRPVEQLILRRRSTRNYDTGVEIPFEAFSTLLDRSTRGVASDVLTPGAPLTDLYLIVNAVEGLTPGVYLHHPDRNAVELLRAGTFREDAARIAARQQYAGDAHVNLYYLAHLPSILERYGDRGYRLAQLEGALHAGKLHLGTHALGLGAVGSTSYDDEVVDFFSPHAAGKDYMFVTVFGKRRRTR; from the coding sequence GTGAACGACAGCCACCCAGCCCGGACGTTCCACGACCTCACCAAGTACTACCCGCTGAGCGACACGGGCCCGGGCGACACGGGCGACGAACGCATCGGCATCGGTGACCCGGCCGCGCGTACCGCCGCGATCTGGCAGAAGGACTGGGACATCAAGCCGTTCCTGTACAAGGTCTACGAGGGACCGCCGCCGCTGGAGCTGACCCGTGACCTGCCCGATGCGGGGCGGCCCGCGCTCGAAGCGATCGCCGGAACCGGCGCGGAACCATCGGACGCCGTCCCCGACCGCGCGCTGCTCGGGCGGCTCGGCCTGCTGACGAACGGCGCGCTCGACCGCAGCTGGACCAGCCCCGATGGCCGCGTCCACCAGTTCCGCACGGCGGGTGGCACGGGCGCGCAGTACCACCTCGAGCTGTACTTCGTCTGCGCCGACCTCCCCGACCTCGACGCGGGCGTCTACCACTACTCCGCCTTCGACCACAGCCTGCGCCTGCTGCGCGCCGGGGACTTCCGCGCCGCCCTCGCGGATGCCACCGGGAACGAGCCGTCGATCGCCTCCGCCCCGGTCGTGCTGGCGATGACCAGCACGTTCTGGCGCAACGCGTGGCGCTACCGCGAGCGCGCCTACCGGCACGCGTACTGGGACGCCGGCACCTCGCTCTCGCACATCCTCGCGGTCGCGGCGTCGGCCCGCGTCCCGGCCCGGCTCGTGTTCGCCTACGCCGACACGGCCGTGAACGAGGTGCTCGACGTCGACGGGCTGCGCGAGTCCACGGTCGCGCTCGCGGCGCTCGGCCACGCCGGCACCGCACCGCCGCCCGCTCGGGAACCGGGGCCGCTCGACCTCCCCACGCGGCGGCTCTCGCCCGCGGAGGTCACCTTCCACACGATCACCGACATGCACCGCGCCTCGTCCCTGCCGACGGGAGCGGATGCCGCCGCGTGGCGGGCGCGCCGGTGGCACCGACCGGCGGCGGAACCGGTCGGTGAGCTGACGGAGCTGCGCCCCCTCCCGGCCGACCAGCTCGATCCGCGGCCCGTGGAGCAGCTCATCCTGCGCCGCCGCTCCACGCGGAACTACGACACCGGCGTGGAGATCCCCTTCGAGGCGTTCTCCACGCTGCTGGACCGTTCCACCCGGGGCGTGGCCTCGGACGTCCTGACGCCGGGCGCGCCACTCACCGACCTCTACCTGATCGTCAACGCCGTCGAGGGGCTCACCCCGGGCGTCTACCTCCACCACCCCGACCGGAACGCGGTCGAGCTCCTCCGCGCGGGCACGTTCCGCGAGGACGCCGCCCGGATCGCGGCGAGGCAGCAGTACGCGGGCGACGCGCACGTCAACCTCTACTACCTCGCGCACCTGCCGTCGATCCTCGAGCGGTACGGCGACCGCGGCTACCGCCTCGCCCAGCTGGAAGGCGCCCTGCACGCCGGCAAGCTGCACCTCGGCACGCACGCCCTCGGGCTCGGCGCGGTGGGCTCGACGTCGTACGACGACGAGGTGGTCGACTTCTTCTCCCCCCACGCTGCCGGCAAGGACTACATGTTCGTCACGGTGTTCGGCAAGCGCAGGCGCACGAGGTGA
- a CDS encoding cytochrome P450, producing the protein MEVTVDITELTADPHPALARLRATAPVAWVPALGCWLVTSRDAALRVLRDARTFTVDDPRFSTAQVVGPSMLSLDGPAHSAARRPFAGPFRPAQVARRFTQPVTGLATDLVAGIRPAGRAELRASFAGPLAVRVVADTLGMPGIDTRTVLGWYSTFVAAVSDVTAGCPVPAEATAAFESLAEHVLAGVDGNGSLLAEAVAGGLGREEAVSNAAVLLFGGIETTEGMILNLLRHLLREPDQLAAVRNDLDLLPNAVEESLRLEPAAAVVDRYATRDVVVAGAAIRRGDPVTVSLAGANRDPATFPDPDAFDVRRSNARQHLAFAHGPHVCLAMDLARLETLIGVRTLLVELPGLALDEQHPSAPSGLVFRKPQTLHARWEP; encoded by the coding sequence GTGGAAGTCACCGTGGACATCACCGAGCTCACCGCCGACCCGCATCCCGCGCTCGCCAGGCTCCGCGCCACCGCGCCGGTCGCGTGGGTTCCCGCGCTCGGCTGCTGGCTCGTGACCAGCCGGGACGCCGCGCTGCGGGTGCTGCGCGACGCGCGGACGTTCACCGTGGACGACCCCCGCTTCTCCACCGCGCAGGTGGTGGGCCCGAGCATGCTGTCGCTGGACGGGCCAGCGCACAGCGCGGCGCGCAGGCCGTTCGCGGGCCCGTTCCGGCCCGCGCAGGTGGCGCGGCGCTTCACACAGCCGGTCACCGGCCTCGCGACCGACCTGGTGGCCGGGATCCGGCCGGCGGGCCGTGCCGAGCTGCGCGCGAGCTTCGCCGGACCGCTCGCGGTGCGCGTCGTCGCCGACACGCTGGGCATGCCGGGCATCGACACCAGGACGGTCCTGGGGTGGTACTCGACGTTCGTCGCCGCCGTGTCGGACGTGACGGCCGGCTGCCCGGTGCCCGCCGAAGCGACCGCGGCGTTCGAGTCGCTCGCCGAGCACGTGCTCGCCGGTGTCGACGGGAACGGCTCGCTGCTCGCCGAGGCCGTGGCAGGCGGTCTCGGCCGGGAGGAGGCGGTGTCCAACGCCGCCGTCCTGCTGTTCGGCGGCATCGAGACCACCGAAGGCATGATCCTCAACCTGCTCCGGCACCTGCTCCGCGAGCCCGATCAGCTCGCCGCCGTGCGGAACGACCTCGACCTGCTGCCGAACGCGGTCGAGGAGTCGCTGCGGCTCGAACCGGCGGCCGCCGTCGTCGACCGGTACGCGACCCGCGACGTGGTCGTGGCGGGCGCTGCGATCCGGCGCGGCGACCCGGTGACCGTCTCGCTCGCCGGGGCCAACCGCGACCCGGCGACGTTCCCGGACCCGGACGCGTTCGACGTACGCCGGAGCAACGCCCGCCAGCACCTCGCGTTCGCCCACGGCCCCCACGTCTGCCTCGCGATGGACCTGGCCAGGCTGGAGACGCTGATCGGGGTCCGCACCCTCCTCGTCGAGCTGCCCGGCCTCGCACTCGACGAGCAGCACCCGTCCGCGCCGTCGGGCCTGGTGTTCCGCAAGCCGCAGACCCTGCACGCCCGGTGGGAACCCTGA